CATCTCAACCTACTGAAGTTTGTGCCGGCATCGGGAGCTGCCACGCGCATGTTCAAGGCACTTTTTGAAGGTGGTGATGGGCAATCGGCCGAAAGAAAAGAGGTCCGCGAAAACATACGCGAGTTTGCTTTTTATCCCGCCTTGAAACAAGTTGCCGAAAAACAAGGAATCGGCGAAGGTCAATTGGCTTCCCTCCCCAGCCAGAAATTGTTCAACCTGATGCTAGAACCCGACGGAATGGGATTTGGGCAGCTTCCCAAAGGAATGATTCCATTTCATCGCTACGGGAATACGGCCCGAACCGCCTTTGAGGAGCATTTGCACGAAGGGCTCCACCACAGTTGTGGGGTTGACGACAAAGTGCGGATCCATTTTACCGTTCAGCAGGATTTTCTGGCAGACATCCAGGCGAAGTTGCAAAGCGAAGCGGATGCCATCAGCAGCAAAACCAGCAAGCAGTTTGAGCTTTCGTTTTCGGTGCAATCATCGGCCACAGACACGCTCGCCATTGACGCCAACGGAGAACCTGTGCGCAATCCTGACGGGAGCTTGCTTTTTAGGCCCGGCGGGCACGGGGCACTGATTCACAACCTCAACGCTTTGAGTGCAGAGCTCATCTTTGTTAAGAACATTGACAATGTGGTGAGCGATCGGCACAAGTATCAGGGCATTCGTTACAAGATGGTACTGGCGGGGCTGGCATTGGATCTACACCGGCGCATTGTTAAATATCAGCGCGCCATTGCCCTTGGCAGAACGCCCGTGGAGCTTTGCCGCGAAATTCAGCATTTTTTGCAGGAATACTTCTTTTTGGAAACGCCCGAAGGAATGTGCAACCGGGGCTCTCGCCGCGAATTTGTCGCATGGGTGCATCCCATTTTAAACCGCCCCTTGCGCGTGTGCGGCATGGTTCGCAACGAAGGTGAACCCGGGGGCGGGCCGTTTTGGGTGCACGATGAGCACACCGGGCGCAGTTTGCAGATTGTTGAGAAATCTCAAATCAATACAACCGACGCCACCCAGCGGGATATGCTTGAGGCGGCCACCCACTTCAACCCGGTTGACCTTGTGTGTATGACCCGCGATTACACGGGTAAGGCCTACAACCTGCTGCAATTTGTGGATCCGCAAACCGGCTTTGTGAGCGAAAAAAGCCACCAGGGTCAAACCATTCGCGCACTGGAGCTGCCCGGCCTCTGGAATGGCGCCATGGCCAACTGGAACACGGTTTTTGTGGAAGTTCCGGCCAGTACATTCAGCCCGGTAAAAACGGTAAACGACCTTTTGCGGCCGCTGCACGGCTAGGATCGAGAATCTATCCGTTAATCAGCGTTCCACGTTGTGCGAAACCGTTTGAGGTGGTTAGCCGCTTCTCTTGAGAATAATACTCTCACAGAGCTATCTGATGCTTATTGCAAAAAGCCATTATTATTCCTCCAGATGTAGATAATGATCAGAGTGACCACAAACCAAGGGGCATGGATAATTCGAAACGATGCCCTCTGTATCTCCTCGCATCGGACATTCTTCAGTCATGGCCTCCGGCAGTCTGTGAATTTTCATCAACATTGAATGAGCTTCACGCGGAGAACTTCCTGGCAAATCAACCGTAACTCGGGTGAGTTCTACCGAAACCATGTTGCAATCTCCCATATCCAGAAAAGGACCGACTTCAGATAACATAAAGTCGGCACAGAAACTAAACAGGCTTGCAGCTTTCAGCCTTCTGCACGCTGCCTGAGCCGATTCGCGGTCCAGTGCTGATACGAGACCACCCCTTTCCATCAATAGGTAAGGTCTTGAATCGGGGTGTATTTCCTTGCTATCAGCATCAATAGCTACTGCCATGAGGGTAACATAGGCATCGCCGGTAGCTCCACTGATTGCCGATGCCGATTCAGTCATCACATTGTAAATCCTCAATCCTTCAGCCCCATCAACAAGAGCCAATTGACGCAGAGCTTTAATACTCATGTCAATCGAGCTAAATCCAGGTATTGCATTTTCAATGGATTGATCATCTTCATCACTCGGTGGAGGATCTTTCGGACGATCTTCTGACCACTGGCACGCCTGCAACATCGACATTGCAAGCACCGCAAGAAACAAAAGTTTACGCATGGCATTCAGTGTTAGGTTGGTAATTGGGTGAAAGTACGTATATTTCCTCAAATTCCAAGCTGGTGCAGCCAAAGACATTTCAAAGACGAGGTTTCAAGGTGTCGGAACATTCCATTCGCACAATCATCGTTTTGACCTTTTGTATCATGCTGTTGCACCCTGTAAACTTATTTTCCCAACAGTCTGACGCGGAATCCGATCCCATTGCAGACGCCAACATGGCCCGACGTGCCGGTGATTTTAAATCTTCCATTGCCATTCTAGAAAACGCGCTGAAAGCAATCGACAATAAAACAACAGACCTTTATATCGTTGACCTTCAGCTGGAACTCGCAATGTCCTATCACTACGCCAACCATTACAGCAAGGCGCTTGGGGCCTTGCTCGAGGCCGAAACAGTATTGCAAACCCTAAACGCACCGGCACATACCGGGCAAATGCACAACCATATAGGCTCTCTTTTTCAGACTTTTGGCGAGCTAGATAAAGCCGCGCTTCGCTACCAACTTGCACTACAGTCCTTTCGAGAAATAAACCACGAGAAAAACCAGGCGCAGTGCTTCAACAATCTCGCTGTTCTGGCGCTCGATGGTGAAAACCCTCAACTCGCGCTGGCCTACCTGGATAGCAGTATGGTGCTTTGGCAATCACTCGGTGAGAAACACTGGCAGGCCCTAACTTCCATTCACCGGGGCTCTGCCTACCTACAGCAAAATGCACCGGAACGGGCGCTTCAGCACTTCGAAACCGCCCGGTTGTTTTTTCGCGAACACAAAGATGACATTTCGTACAGCATACTTCTGTGTAAACTGGGCGAAACCGAATCGGCACTCGGAAATCATCAGAATGCATTAAAATTGTGCGAAGAAGGGCTGGGAGTTGCTCAAAGAGTTGGTTTTCTGCGCATTCAACGCGACTGTTGCAACTGCCTGTACAACAGCAATGTTTTTCTGGGAAACAGCAAGCGTGCTCTCAATTACATCACGCTGGAGCTTATGCTGCGCGACTCCATTCAAAGCGAAGAAAAGGCCAAGGAAGTAGTGCGACTGGAAATGAGCCACGCGTTCAGGCAGAAACTGGTTACCGACAGCCTGGCTTTTGTGCAGCAAATTGAAATAGAAAAATCGGAAGTGGCTCGACAAGATGCAGAGCTCCGCGCGCGAAGAAACCAGCAATACGGCCTCAGTGGCGGCTTGTTCCTGGCCGTGATTTTCGCAGGCGTGGTGTACAACCGCTACCGGATTATTGAGCGGCAAAAGGAAATCATCGAGCGGCAGAAAAAACTGGTTGACGACCGAAACGCCATGGTTACCGAGAGCATTCAATACGCCCGTAGGTTACAGCGCGCCATTTTGCCACAACAGTCACAATTTGAAGAACTTTTTCCCAAAAGTTTTTTGATTTATCGGCCGCGAGATATTGTGGCCGGCGACTTCTTCTGGGTACATCAATCAGGCAACACGGTCCTGTTCGCAGTGGCCGACTGTACCGGCCATGGTGTGCCCGCCGCTATGGTCAGTGTGATTTGCTGCAACGCGCTCAAACAAAGCATCCATCAATTTCCCGAAGCTAACCCGGCACAACTACTCAATATGGTGAGAGAGGCCGTGATTCAGACATTTGCCCAAAGCGAGCGCGAAATGAACGAAGGCATGGACATTTCGCTCTGTGCTCTGAACGGCAATCAACTTCTCTGGGCGGGATCCAACAGACCGCTGTATGTTTTCCGCGGAGATCAATTTATCGAATTCAAGGGCGACAGGCAGCCCGTGGGCAACGCACCCATTCAGCAGCCCTATGGCTTGCACCAGCACGAGGTACAACCGGGCGACAGAATCTATCTTTTCAGCGACGGTTTCAGCGATCAGTTTGGTGGCGAGTACGGTAAAAAATTCAAAACTGCCCATTTCAAGGCCATGCTACTCGAAATTCAATCTCAATCGATGTCGGCACAAGCAGTGCACATGAACCGCGTTTTTGACGAATGGAAAGGCTCCCGATCGCAATTGGATGATGTGTGTGTGATGGGAGTGGAGGTTGGGTGAGGTGTTAATTCGACAAATTGGCCATTGTTCCGATGAGGACAAACCCGGACGGTACAGTAAGGCCTTTTCCTTTCCGTAAAAGAGCCCTGCCCGAAGAAGACAACTTCGCAACTCCTTTTATCATCCCTTCGTTGAGGCATTTCTGGGAAAAACCCAAATTCCTTCATGCGCCCATGCAACGAAACCCAACGTCATACTGTTCAGCCATCAGAATCCCGAAATGACCATCCGATGAATTTCCTGAAAATTCACTTCAACAAACCCAATTTTCTCTGGATCTTCCTGATCCTTCTTTCCCTGACATCGTGTCGCAAAGACTATGACAAGTCCTCGGAGAACACTCAATTCC
Above is a genomic segment from Cryomorphaceae bacterium containing:
- a CDS encoding DUF4301 family protein, giving the protein MPFVAKISISPSCRPTWAKVLNSCAETETVQFTEKDIQQLAARGITANQAAEQVTQLRKGFPGIRLTGPALVGDGIVALSESRADEYMESFNEAATHLNLLKFVPASGAATRMFKALFEGGDGQSAERKEVRENIREFAFYPALKQVAEKQGIGEGQLASLPSQKLFNLMLEPDGMGFGQLPKGMIPFHRYGNTARTAFEEHLHEGLHHSCGVDDKVRIHFTVQQDFLADIQAKLQSEADAISSKTSKQFELSFSVQSSATDTLAIDANGEPVRNPDGSLLFRPGGHGALIHNLNALSAELIFVKNIDNVVSDRHKYQGIRYKMVLAGLALDLHRRIVKYQRAIALGRTPVELCREIQHFLQEYFFLETPEGMCNRGSRREFVAWVHPILNRPLRVCGMVRNEGEPGGGPFWVHDEHTGRSLQIVEKSQINTTDATQRDMLEAATHFNPVDLVCMTRDYTGKAYNLLQFVDPQTGFVSEKSHQGQTIRALELPGLWNGAMANWNTVFVEVPASTFSPVKTVNDLLRPLHG